The Desulfatibacillum aliphaticivorans DSM 15576 DNA window CCCCCCTCCCCTGCTGTCACTCCCTCCTTGACAGTCCGGCCTGCTTGTGGTTCTTGAGAGTCCATGAAAGTTTTGCTCATATATCCCCCCTTCCTGAACAAAAGGGTTTCCTCCGATGACGTGGCTTCCGTTCCCATAGGCTTGTATCATGTAGCGGCCGTATTGCGGGATGCAGGGCACGACGCCCAAGTGGCGAACTGGCACATGCCCAACCTGGACATGGCCAAGGCCGTGCAGACCATTGAGTCCTTCGGGCCGGCGGTGGTGGGGTTTTCCATTGTCAACGGCAACCGGTTCGGCGCCCTGGACATGGCCGCCATGCTCAAGGAAAGAAATCCCAACCTGACCATTGTTTTAGGAGGAATTGGCGCAACCTTTTTATGGGAGCATTTTCTTACGCACTTCCCCCAGGTGGATTATGCGGTTGTTGGCGAAGGCGAGGAGGCCATGGCCTCTCTGGTGAAATGCCTGGAAATCGGAGATTCCCGGGGTATAACTGATATACAGGGAGTCGCCGCCAGGGTGGACGGCGCGCCGGTTTTGACGGAGCAAAAGGGATATATAAGGGATATTGACGCCTTGCCCCGGCCTTCCAGGTTTTACAAGTTTCAGCACCTGTCCCTTTCCCGCGGATGCCCTCACAACTGCACCTTTTGCGGATCCCCCAAGTTCTGGGGCCGGACCATGCGTTTTCACTCGGCGGATTATTTTGTACGCCAGCTTCACACCCTGGCTAAATCCGGCGAAAAGTTCTTTTACGTCTCCGATGACACCTTTACCTTAAAAAAAGACTTGGTCATCAGGGTTTGTAAAGAAATTATCGAGGCGGGCCTGGATATATCGTGGAACGCCATCAGCCGGGTGGACCGGGTGGACGAAGACATCCTTTACTGGATGCGGAAGGCCGGATGCATCCAGATAAGCTACGGGGTGGAAAGCGGCTGCGAGACCACGCGCGACATGTTGAACAAAAATATGTCCACCCAGGATATTTTGCGGGCTTTTGAACTGACTATCCGTTTCGGCATCTTGTCCAGAGCTTATTTTATATACGGATGTCAGGGGGAAGGCCCTGAGGTGCTGCAAGCCAACCTGGACCTCATGGACGCCATCAAGCCTTTAGGCGCCGTGTTTTATATCCTGGATATATTCCCAGGAACCAGGCTGTATGAAGAGTATCTGCAAAAAAACAACCTCACGGACGACATCTGGCTGAAACGGGTGGAAGACATCATGTACTGGGAGTCGGACCCCGCCCTCACCCAGGATTTGATTGAAGAAACCGGCGACGCCCTGCGAAATCATTTTTATCGAAATCTTCCTGATTATGTATACAGCCTGCAATTGGAAAACAATCCGGATTTGACCATGGAGCACAGCGATTTTTACTCCCGCCTGGGCATGACCTTCACCGTGGGCGATTATGCTAATGACTCCCGCATCTCCAACGCATCCGGGGTTGGGGAATTTTTATTTGAAAAGGCCCTTACTTTTGCACAGGACCCACGGGCCTACCTTGGATTGGGATTGCTCCGCCAGAAATGCGGCCAGTTTGAAAAAGCCTTGGATATTCTGGAAAAGGCCCTGGAGCTGTTTCCCAACGACCAACAAATCCGCCTTTGCCTGGGGACCAACCTCATGAACCTGGGCGCCTTTGGCCGGGCATTGAAGCATTTTGAGCTACTACCCCACCTTCCCGGGGCCATTAAATACGCCGAACAATGCCGGGCGTGCATAGCGGGTTCTTACAGATAGCTGAAAATTATTTTTATCAACTCTTCCATTGATTTTACGGGCAATAACCTGAATTATCGGGTTTGCCCTTGACTTCCTATTGAATTCATAACAAAACCCTAACAAAAATTGTTTTGCAGGCTTTGGCTTGCAACCAATAATCACTCAAATTAGGAAGCGCATAATCATGCCCGAAACAGTAGTACTTATTGCAGGCTTTCTGCTCGGCTTTTATATGTCCTGGAACATTGGCGCCAACGACGTAGCCAACTCCATGGCCTCGGCCGTGGGCGCCAAGGCTATTACTGTAAGGCAAGCTGTTGTAATTGCAGGAGTATTGAATATTGTAGGCGCCGTTTTCATAGGCTCTCACGTAACTCAGACCATCCGAAAAGGCATTGTTTCCACCGAAGTGCTTGCGGACCCTCACATGGCTCTGGTGGGCGCTCTATCCGCTTTGTTGGCCGCGTCCCTATGGATCAGTTTTGCAACATGGCGTTCCTTGCCGGTTTCCACTACGCATTCCATTGTGGGATCCATGATCGGTTTTGGAATCATGGCTTCGGGATTTTCGGTAATCAACTGGGGCAAGCTTGGCCAGGTTGTGGCCAGTTGGGTTATTTCTCCCGTATTCGCCATGGTGCTTTCTTTTCTTATGTTCAAATTTATAGTGGGTCTGATTTTATCCAGGGAAGACCCCTTTGAAAGAGCTATACGATGGTCTCCTTTGTTTGTAGGGATCGCCTTTTTTGTGGTTCTTCTTTGTTTCCTATTTAAAACGCCTTTGGGAAAAACCTTTTCCATCAGCACGCCCATGGCCTTAAGCCTGGCTTTCGGCCTTGCTTTGATCTTCGGGTTTATCGGCAAGTTTCTTCTTGTGAAATTCATTCCTTCCGACAATCCGGATGGGACGGAGGAGGTTTTCAGGAAGATTCAAATCGGCACGTCCTGTTACGTGGCCTTGGCTCAGGGCGCCAATGACGTGGCCAACGCAATCGGTCCTTTGGCGCTGGTGTATTTTTTGGTTAAAGACGGCAACGTGGGCGCCAGCCTGCCCGTGCCCTGGTTTTTACTGCTTTTCGGCGGCATAGGCATAGCTCTGGGAGTCGCCATGGCCGGCGAACGCGTCATGAAAACCATTGGCGAAAAAATTACCACTCTGACTAATACACGCGGTTTTGCGGTGGATTTTTCAGCCGCTACCACGGTGATGGTAGCCTCCAAAATGGGCTTGCCGGTATCCACCACTCATGCCGCTGTGGGCGGCGTCCTTGGCGTGGGATTCGCCGGCGGCGTGGACGCAGTAAACGTAGGCATCATCGGCAAGATTGTCTTGTACTGGGTGCTTACGGTTCCGGCGGCCGCTTTGACCAGCATGTTTTTGTTCCTGATTTTAGAACCCATACTATAAGAGAAGGAGTTCTCCATGCGTATACCGTTTTCGAGTCTATTCGTTACATCACCGTTTGAGGGGCTTCAGGAACATGCGGAAAAGGTGAAGGAATGCGCCTGGGCTTATCAGCAAGGCATAGAATGCTACGTTACGGACAAGTGCGAATCCTTTGAAAAATTTCGCCACGAAGTCATCCGGTTGGAGCATGAAGCCGACGCCATAAAAAGGCGGGTCAGGGGCCATTTGCCGAAAAACACCATGCTTCCTGTGAGCAAGTTTCTCATATTCAGGTATATCCGGGAGCAGGACTGTGTTCTGGATTCCGTAAAGGACTCCCTGAACTGGTTGTCTTATCGTCCCCAGAACGCGATTCCCAAGGAATTGGAGAAGGATTTCTTCCTGCTTGTGGACTCAGTGGTGACTCCCATTGAAGAACTTTCGGCGATGGTTCAGGAAGCCAGGGAATACTTCAGTACGTTCTCCGAAAAGCAGAGAATCAAAGCCAAGGAAATCATCGCCACCATGCGTAGCCTGGAGCATGAGGCCGACATTTGCGAAGACCGGTTGAACCGGAAGATTTTCACCTGCGACGCAGATCCCATAACGGTTATGCATCTTCTTAAGCTGACGGAAATCACGGGCTCCATCGCAGACCACGCGGAAAACGCTGGAGATATGATGCGGGCCATGCTTGCGAAATAAAACCGGGCTGAAAATTCCTTCTACATATAAAACCGGATGGGAATATCCCTGTCCGGTTTTCCAATTTTTACATGCGGCGGATAAAACCTAATCTGAAGCCGTTCTTCCGGGCGCACGGATATTTTTCCCGCTCAATGACGACTCTCAGCCGAAGCTCCTCTTCCATACACAAATAGGCTTGGCAAAATTCAAGCGGGGGAAGCAAAAAGCCGATAGTACATGGAGGAGGGCATTCTTTGGACCGGGAAGAAAGCCGCCGCCGCTGTCTGCGCCCCCGAGAGGGGCCAAAACTCAGGCATGGGCGCAGACCAACCATAACATATCAAAAAAACAAGAAAAATATTGATCTGTCTGTCCGTAACTGGCACAATGCAAACATAGTGAGGTTTACGGCTGTCAGATTCCCTGCTGGCCGAATCCGGGGTAAACGCGGATAATTGCACTGCCTTAATGAGTATATGCTTTTTATAAGGTTATGATAATTCATGAAAAAATATCGCCTTGCGGATTTGATTGATGTTGCCGCGCTTCAAAGGATGGCCGACTCTTTATATCAATCAACAGGCATGCCCACAGGAATTATTGACGCGACGGACAATTCGATCATTGTCGGGTCAGGGTGGCAAGACATTTGCCTTAATTTTCATCGCGCCTGCCCCAAGACCAAACACAGATGCCAAAAAAGCGATGACTATATTAAGGATCATCTAAAAATTGGAGAATTTAGCAAGTATAAATGCCATAACGGTTTATGGGATATTGGCACGCCCATCGTCGTTCACGGCAGACATCTGGCTACGATGTTCCTGGGACAATTTTTTTTTGAAGGCGAGGCGCCGGAAAGAAACTTTTTTGTTGAGCAGGGAGTAAAATTTGGATTTGATCTTGATGCATACCTTGAGGCTCTGGATCAAGTGCCTAGTTTTACGCCAGAAAAAGTTGAATACATACTTGCCTACAACAAATCGCTAGCCCGTTTTATCATGGACCTGGCAGAAGGCGCCCTTTCCCGAAAAAAAGCAAAAAAACAGCTTTGGGAGCAAAATGAGGTCATGCAGGCAGTTCTGGAACACACCCACATGATGGCGGTGTATCTGGACCGGCGCTTCAATTTCGTATGGGTCAACCAGGCTTACGCCAAAACCTGCAAGCATGATCAGTCGTTTTTTCCAGGAAAAAATCATTTTGATCTTTATCCGCATCCTGAGAATCAAGCCATTTTTCAGCGTGTGATTGAAACGGGAGAGCCTTTTTTCGTTGAAGCTAAAGCCTTTACATTTCCAGATCAGCCTGAACGCGGAGTAACCTATTGGGATTGGAGTTTGGCGCCCACAAAGGATAATTCCGGCAAGATAAACGGCTTGGTTTTCACATTGCTCGAGGTGACGGAACGCATCTTATCTGAAAAACGATCCCAAAAAAGCGAGGAAAATTTTCGCACTCTCATTGAAAATGTGATTGATTGGGTTTGGGTGGTGGATAAGGATGGGACTTATACTTACGTGAGTCCTCAGGCGAAGGACCTGATAGGATACGAAATCAATGAAATCCTGGGCAGGACCCCATTTGATTTCATGTCTCAAACAGAAGCTGCAAGGGTCGCCCCCATTTTTTTCAAAGCCGTGAATAACCGTGAAAAAATCATAGCATTGGAAGACTCGTTATTAGCCAAAAATGGGTCTGAAGTCGTTTTTGAAACCAACGCAGCCCCCATATACAATATGGAAAACGCTTTCATCGGATATATGGGAACCTGCCGCGATATCACGCTGCGAAAGCATGCGGAAAAGGAAAGGCGGCTCAATGAAATCCGCCTGGAAGCCCTCATGCAATTGAATGAATCCGGGCCAACTGATCCGGATGAGCTATCCCGATTTGCTCTTGAAAAAAGCGCCTTGCTCACGGACAGCAATATTGGCTTCATCAATTTTCTGTCTGATGATGAAAAGCATATAACCCATTCCGTTTACACCAAAAACACTTTGGCGCACTGCCGCCCGCCCAAGGAAATCCAAGCCTTTGAAATTGCAAAATGCGAGCTGCTGTCCGAGACCCTTCGCAAGCGGCAGCCCATTATAGTGAACGAAAACCCTGAGGAGCGCGCCGCCGCGGCTGCCTTTTCATCCGGGCTGCCCCTGGTTCGGCGCTTTATATCCATTCCGGTTTTTGAGGAAGATCGCATGGCGGCTATCGCCGCTTTGGGCAACAAAGAACAGCCATACACCCGGGAAGATGTTCGTCAGTTTAGGCTTTTCATGGACGGCCTGTGGCGGATTCTTCAAAGGAAGCGAATAGAAAACACGCTCAAAATAAGTGAAATGCGCTTCCGGGAGCTTGCGGAACTACTCCCTGAAACCATATATGAAACGGACTTAGAGGGGAATCTGACCTTTGTAAATCCTCAGGCATTCCAAATGTTCGGATATACCCAACAGGATTTTGATTCTGGTTTGAACGCATTTCAAATGATAATTGAAGAGGATCTTGCTAGAGCCAAAGAGAACTATTGGAAAATAATCCAGGGCGAAACGGTTGAGGTTACGGAGTATACAGGACGAAAAAAAGACGGGACCACTTTCCCCGCCCTTTTCCGTTCTTCGTCAATCCAAAGAAATAGCGAAATCGTGGGTCTGAGGGGCTTTATTATTGACATTACACAAAAACAACAAATGCAAGCCCAACTCGAGCACTCGCGGAAAATGCAAGCCATTGGCGCCCTGGCAGGAGGTGTTGCCCATGAATTCAATAATATGCTGACCATCATTATGGGCAATGCAGAGCTGGCCGCTGAGGACATCCCCGGATGTAATGCGGCTGCAGAGCAATTAAAGGAAATACAAAAGGCGTCGTTGCGGGCCAAGGAGGTGGTGCAAAGGTTGTTAAACGTCGCCCGCAAATCCCACTCCGCCCGAAAGCCAACCCGAATTGCGGAAATTCTATATGAATCTCTTGATTTGCTTCAAAGAACCATCCCAAGTACAGTTTCCATCCGCCAAAAAATTTCTTGCACGGCCGAGACAATTTTAGCGGATTCCACCGAAATCCATCAGGTGGTCCTTAATCTTTGCACAAACGCCCAACACGCCCTGCATGAAGAGACGGGCGTCATTAACGTGAGTCTGGAGCCCATCACCCTGGATCAAGCGATGGGGACGCAATTCAACCGCCTTGAACCTGGGCCCTACGCCAAGCTGATTATATCCGACACAGGTGAAGGCATTCATCCGGACATCATGGAACGTGTATTCGAACCCTACTATACCACCAAGGAAATCGACAAAGGGCTCGGCATGGGGTTGGCGGTTGTTGATGGAATCATCAAAAAGCATGAGGGCGCGATCCATATTAAAAGCGAAGTCGGGAAAGGGACGACCGTTGAGGTGTTTTTTCCTTTGATCGAGACGCAAGCAGATATAAAGACCGCCCAAAAAAAAACTCTGCCCGCAAGCACGGAGCGCGTTTTATTAATTGATGACGAACCATCCATTTTGAAAATGCTCACTCAAATGATCAACCGCTATGGCTACGAAGTGACCGGAAGTTCTTCCAGCGTGGAGGCGCTGGAATTGTTTCGGAGGCAGCCCCATGGGTTTGATCTGGTGATTACCGACATGTCGCTGCCCCATATGCCCGGAGACCGGCTGGCTCGGGAAATGATGCGAATAAGGCCGGACATTCCCGTCATTCTTTGTACAGGCCACAATGAGCGTATGAACGAAAAAAAGGCCCTGAATCTGGGAATCAAGGCCTTTATAACAAAACCCTTTTTAAAAAATAATATAGTGCAAACAATTCAGGATGTACTGAAAAATGCCTGATCTGAAATTGCATGCGTCCATAAACCACAGTTGTTGAATCAGCTTCTGATCTGGCCCTGGCCTTCCACAACAAA harbors:
- a CDS encoding TIGR00153 family protein, producing MRIPFSSLFVTSPFEGLQEHAEKVKECAWAYQQGIECYVTDKCESFEKFRHEVIRLEHEADAIKRRVRGHLPKNTMLPVSKFLIFRYIREQDCVLDSVKDSLNWLSYRPQNAIPKELEKDFFLLVDSVVTPIEELSAMVQEAREYFSTFSEKQRIKAKEIIATMRSLEHEADICEDRLNRKIFTCDADPITVMHLLKLTEITGSIADHAENAGDMMRAMLAK
- a CDS encoding hybrid sensor histidine kinase/response regulator — protein: MDLAEGALSRKKAKKQLWEQNEVMQAVLEHTHMMAVYLDRRFNFVWVNQAYAKTCKHDQSFFPGKNHFDLYPHPENQAIFQRVIETGEPFFVEAKAFTFPDQPERGVTYWDWSLAPTKDNSGKINGLVFTLLEVTERILSEKRSQKSEENFRTLIENVIDWVWVVDKDGTYTYVSPQAKDLIGYEINEILGRTPFDFMSQTEAARVAPIFFKAVNNREKIIALEDSLLAKNGSEVVFETNAAPIYNMENAFIGYMGTCRDITLRKHAEKERRLNEIRLEALMQLNESGPTDPDELSRFALEKSALLTDSNIGFINFLSDDEKHITHSVYTKNTLAHCRPPKEIQAFEIAKCELLSETLRKRQPIIVNENPEERAAAAAFSSGLPLVRRFISIPVFEEDRMAAIAALGNKEQPYTREDVRQFRLFMDGLWRILQRKRIENTLKISEMRFRELAELLPETIYETDLEGNLTFVNPQAFQMFGYTQQDFDSGLNAFQMIIEEDLARAKENYWKIIQGETVEVTEYTGRKKDGTTFPALFRSSSIQRNSEIVGLRGFIIDITQKQQMQAQLEHSRKMQAIGALAGGVAHEFNNMLTIIMGNAELAAEDIPGCNAAAEQLKEIQKASLRAKEVVQRLLNVARKSHSARKPTRIAEILYESLDLLQRTIPSTVSIRQKISCTAETILADSTEIHQVVLNLCTNAQHALHEETGVINVSLEPITLDQAMGTQFNRLEPGPYAKLIISDTGEGIHPDIMERVFEPYYTTKEIDKGLGMGLAVVDGIIKKHEGAIHIKSEVGKGTTVEVFFPLIETQADIKTAQKKTLPASTERVLLIDDEPSILKMLTQMINRYGYEVTGSSSSVEALELFRRQPHGFDLVITDMSLPHMPGDRLAREMMRIRPDIPVILCTGHNERMNEKKALNLGIKAFITKPFLKNNIVQTIQDVLKNA
- a CDS encoding inorganic phosphate transporter; protein product: MPETVVLIAGFLLGFYMSWNIGANDVANSMASAVGAKAITVRQAVVIAGVLNIVGAVFIGSHVTQTIRKGIVSTEVLADPHMALVGALSALLAASLWISFATWRSLPVSTTHSIVGSMIGFGIMASGFSVINWGKLGQVVASWVISPVFAMVLSFLMFKFIVGLILSREDPFERAIRWSPLFVGIAFFVVLLCFLFKTPLGKTFSISTPMALSLAFGLALIFGFIGKFLLVKFIPSDNPDGTEEVFRKIQIGTSCYVALAQGANDVANAIGPLALVYFLVKDGNVGASLPVPWFLLLFGGIGIALGVAMAGERVMKTIGEKITTLTNTRGFAVDFSAATTVMVASKMGLPVSTTHAAVGGVLGVGFAGGVDAVNVGIIGKIVLYWVLTVPAAALTSMFLFLILEPIL
- a CDS encoding B12-binding domain-containing radical SAM protein, with translation MKVLLIYPPFLNKRVSSDDVASVPIGLYHVAAVLRDAGHDAQVANWHMPNLDMAKAVQTIESFGPAVVGFSIVNGNRFGALDMAAMLKERNPNLTIVLGGIGATFLWEHFLTHFPQVDYAVVGEGEEAMASLVKCLEIGDSRGITDIQGVAARVDGAPVLTEQKGYIRDIDALPRPSRFYKFQHLSLSRGCPHNCTFCGSPKFWGRTMRFHSADYFVRQLHTLAKSGEKFFYVSDDTFTLKKDLVIRVCKEIIEAGLDISWNAISRVDRVDEDILYWMRKAGCIQISYGVESGCETTRDMLNKNMSTQDILRAFELTIRFGILSRAYFIYGCQGEGPEVLQANLDLMDAIKPLGAVFYILDIFPGTRLYEEYLQKNNLTDDIWLKRVEDIMYWESDPALTQDLIEETGDALRNHFYRNLPDYVYSLQLENNPDLTMEHSDFYSRLGMTFTVGDYANDSRISNASGVGEFLFEKALTFAQDPRAYLGLGLLRQKCGQFEKALDILEKALELFPNDQQIRLCLGTNLMNLGAFGRALKHFELLPHLPGAIKYAEQCRACIAGSYR